A single Bosea sp. PAMC 26642 DNA region contains:
- a CDS encoding NAD-dependent succinate-semialdehyde dehydrogenase — MTYQSINPFNGVAVASFDDMTDAALDHAIATAAACFETWRGRSYAQRAVIIAKASALLHAQADTLSQTMTREMGKRIGEARAEVEFSARIMAYYAENAERFLAPVKLHPTVGEAHMESSPIGVIFGVEPWNFPYYQLARIAGPHLMAGNVLVVKHAGIVPQCAIAFEKLLIEAGAPAGLYTNLLISHAQSDRVIDDPRVKGVCLTGSVAAGQTVAARAGRSLKISSMELGGSDAFIVLEDADLDRTIPWAVWGRMYNTGQTCCAAKRFIVVESLADAFLARFKAALEALKAGDPMHETTTLGPLSSEAALVQLLAQVKLAVDKGATLVTGGKRIDRPGSYMEPTILTDIEPGNPAFRDEFFGPVAMFFRVKNEDEAIALANDSDFGLGGSVWCKDVARGQRVASRVETGMMFINNIDWSDAELPFGGIKDSGYGRELGDMGIQQFVNKKLVRTAAMPAPV; from the coding sequence ATGACCTATCAGAGCATCAACCCGTTTAACGGGGTGGCGGTCGCATCCTTCGACGACATGACCGACGCGGCACTCGACCACGCGATCGCAACCGCCGCGGCCTGTTTCGAAACCTGGCGCGGGCGCAGCTACGCGCAGCGGGCCGTGATCATCGCGAAGGCCTCGGCGCTGCTGCATGCCCAGGCGGACACGCTGTCGCAGACGATGACGCGGGAGATGGGCAAGCGCATCGGCGAGGCCCGCGCCGAGGTCGAATTCAGCGCCCGCATCATGGCCTATTACGCCGAGAACGCCGAGCGCTTCCTGGCGCCCGTGAAGCTCCACCCGACGGTCGGCGAGGCGCATATGGAGAGCAGCCCGATCGGGGTGATCTTCGGCGTCGAGCCGTGGAATTTCCCCTATTATCAGCTCGCCCGCATCGCCGGTCCGCATCTGATGGCGGGCAATGTCCTCGTCGTGAAACATGCAGGCATCGTACCTCAATGCGCCATTGCTTTTGAAAAGCTGCTGATCGAGGCCGGCGCCCCGGCCGGCCTCTACACCAACCTGCTGATCTCGCATGCTCAGTCCGACAGGGTCATCGACGATCCCCGCGTCAAGGGCGTCTGCCTGACCGGCAGCGTCGCGGCCGGCCAGACCGTCGCGGCCAGGGCTGGTCGTAGCCTGAAGATCTCCTCCATGGAACTGGGCGGCAGCGACGCCTTCATCGTCCTGGAAGACGCCGATCTCGATCGCACCATCCCCTGGGCTGTCTGGGGGCGGATGTACAACACCGGCCAGACCTGCTGCGCCGCCAAGCGCTTCATCGTCGTCGAGTCCCTCGCCGATGCGTTCCTGGCCCGGTTCAAGGCAGCGCTCGAGGCCTTAAAGGCCGGCGACCCGATGCACGAGACGACCACGCTCGGCCCGCTCTCTAGCGAGGCGGCGCTCGTCCAGTTGCTCGCACAGGTGAAGCTGGCGGTCGACAAGGGCGCGACGCTGGTCACCGGCGGCAAGCGCATCGACCGGCCTGGCTCCTACATGGAGCCCACCATCCTGACCGATATCGAGCCCGGCAATCCCGCCTTCCGCGACGAGTTCTTCGGCCCGGTCGCCATGTTCTTCCGCGTCAAGAACGAGGACGAGGCGATCGCGCTCGCCAACGACTCCGATTTCGGTCTGGGCGGTTCCGTCTGGTGCAAGGACGTCGCGCGCGGCCAGCGCGTCGCCAGCCGAGTCGAGACCGGGATGATGTTTATCAACAACATCGACTGGTCCGACGCCGAGCTGCCCTTCGGCGGAATCAAGGATTCCGGCTACGGCCGCGAGCTCGGCGACATGGGCATCCAGCAGTTCGTCAACAAGAAGCTGGTGCGCACCGCCGCGATGCCGGCGCCGGTCTGA